In Rhizobium sp. ZPR4, a genomic segment contains:
- a CDS encoding cupin domain-containing protein produces MSQFRARPPAVPTVLLDDAVCRITRWDFEPGADTGHHVHGLGYVVVPMTDCQFLLEEPGGSRRVDIAKGAAYRREAGVEHNVVNAGSEPMSFIEIEYKQS; encoded by the coding sequence ATGAGCCAGTTTCGCGCCCGCCCGCCGGCAGTGCCCACCGTACTTCTCGATGATGCCGTCTGCCGCATCACACGCTGGGATTTCGAGCCGGGCGCCGATACCGGACATCATGTCCATGGTCTTGGCTATGTCGTGGTACCGATGACGGATTGCCAGTTTCTGCTGGAAGAGCCTGGCGGCAGCCGCCGTGTCGATATCGCCAAGGGCGCCGCCTATCGGCGCGAGGCCGGTGTCGAGCACAATGTCGTCAATGCCGGCTCCGAGCCGATGTCCTTTATCGAAATCGAATACAAGCAATCATGA
- a CDS encoding amino acid ABC transporter ATP-binding protein: protein MISVKELHKSFGHHEILKGITTHVENNEVVVVIGPSGSGKSTFLRCLNGLETPTSGDIEIAGMMLTDPKTNIHKLRQHVGMVFQQFNLFRHLTILENITIGPRKVKKVAPEEADRVAHELLAKVGLRGKEANYPDELSGGQQQRVAIARALAMGPDVMLFDEPTSALDPEMVGEVLQVMNDLAREGMTMVVVTHEMGFAREVGHRVIFMDHGQILEEGAPKELFSNPQMDRTKNFLAKIL from the coding sequence TTGATAAGCGTTAAAGAGCTTCACAAGTCCTTCGGGCACCATGAGATCCTGAAAGGCATCACCACGCATGTGGAGAACAACGAAGTCGTCGTCGTCATCGGACCGTCGGGAAGCGGCAAGAGCACCTTCCTGCGCTGCCTGAACGGGCTGGAAACGCCAACCAGCGGCGATATCGAAATCGCCGGAATGATGCTGACCGACCCCAAGACCAACATCCACAAGCTGCGCCAGCATGTCGGCATGGTCTTCCAGCAATTCAATCTCTTCAGGCATCTGACGATCCTGGAGAACATCACGATCGGCCCGCGCAAGGTCAAAAAGGTCGCGCCTGAAGAGGCCGATCGCGTGGCGCACGAACTGCTGGCGAAAGTCGGCCTGCGCGGCAAGGAAGCGAACTATCCCGACGAGCTTTCCGGCGGTCAGCAGCAGCGTGTCGCGATCGCCCGCGCGCTGGCGATGGGGCCTGACGTCATGCTCTTCGACGAGCCGACCTCGGCGCTCGACCCCGAAATGGTGGGCGAAGTGCTGCAGGTCATGAACGATCTGGCGCGCGAAGGCATGACGATGGTCGTAGTCACCCACGAAATGGGCTTTGCCCGCGAGGTAGGCCACCGCGTGATCTTCATGGATCACGGCCAGATCTTGGAAGAAGGCGCCCCCAAGGAGCTCTTCTCAAATCCCCAGATGGATCGAACCAAGAATTTTCTGGCGAAGATCCTTTGA
- a CDS encoding amino acid ABC transporter permease, translated as MDAIWQNLPVILNGLLLTIEYSIVAIILMVIIGLVAALMRLSKVAPLRWIATAYVEIFRSTPLLVQLFFIVLGLPAILPVNAWFGQLTYPILAAALTLSLNEGAYVTEIVRAGILGVDRGQKEAAASIAMTGFQTMRYIVLPQAFKRMIPPLVNQAAQTIKDTSLLAPVGIAELVYKGEIVIAETFASFTIWGFVAVLYFIMIFSLSKCSSYIERRLQVDKR; from the coding sequence ATGGACGCCATCTGGCAAAATTTACCTGTGATCCTCAACGGTCTGCTCCTGACGATCGAATATTCGATCGTCGCAATTATCCTGATGGTCATCATCGGACTGGTTGCGGCGCTCATGCGTCTTTCGAAGGTTGCGCCGCTGCGATGGATCGCCACAGCCTATGTCGAGATTTTCCGATCGACGCCTCTGTTGGTCCAACTCTTCTTCATAGTGCTCGGACTGCCGGCAATTCTGCCTGTCAATGCGTGGTTCGGGCAGCTCACCTACCCTATCCTCGCAGCCGCCCTCACCCTCAGCCTGAACGAGGGCGCCTACGTCACCGAGATTGTACGCGCCGGCATTCTCGGCGTTGATCGCGGGCAGAAAGAGGCAGCGGCAAGCATTGCGATGACCGGCTTTCAGACGATGCGCTACATCGTTCTGCCGCAGGCCTTCAAGCGCATGATTCCGCCATTGGTCAACCAGGCGGCCCAGACGATCAAGGATACCTCGCTGCTGGCCCCGGTCGGCATTGCCGAACTGGTCTACAAGGGTGAAATCGTGATCGCCGAAACCTTCGCATCTTTCACGATATGGGGTTTCGTCGCGGTGCTATATTTCATCATGATCTTCTCCTTGTCGAAGTGCTCGTCCTATATCGAGAGGAGGCTTCAAGTTGATAAGCGTTAA
- a CDS encoding transporter substrate-binding domain-containing protein — protein sequence MKNKALIVLVATVASGLATTICGTSIAIAQDAATSIVVGADTTFPPFETEKDGVVTGFDIDMINAIAKAENMTVTLKTLPFNGLIPSLQAGSIDAAVAGITIKTSRLQNANFSDAYYKSGLSVLVKADSSIKSFDDLKGHVVATKKATSSVDYLTGHGFSSDYIKQFQSIDAAYQALMTGGADAVIFDNPVNIDFKAKHSGVQTVGPLLTGEYYGIAISKTKPDLAAKINDGLAKIRKSGEYHQLFVKYFGGDTSGEVNDVIDPAKVALSE from the coding sequence TTGAAAAACAAAGCACTTATCGTATTGGTCGCCACAGTGGCTTCCGGTCTTGCAACCACCATTTGCGGAACTTCCATTGCCATCGCGCAGGATGCAGCAACCAGCATCGTGGTCGGAGCCGATACCACTTTCCCGCCCTTTGAAACCGAGAAGGACGGCGTCGTTACGGGATTCGACATTGACATGATCAATGCGATCGCCAAGGCCGAAAATATGACGGTCACTCTGAAGACCCTGCCGTTCAACGGGCTCATCCCAAGCCTGCAGGCAGGCTCGATCGATGCTGCGGTCGCCGGCATCACGATCAAGACCAGCCGGTTGCAGAACGCCAATTTCAGCGATGCATATTACAAGTCCGGCCTGTCGGTTCTGGTGAAGGCGGACTCCAGCATCAAGAGCTTCGACGATCTGAAGGGTCATGTCGTTGCCACGAAGAAGGCAACGTCTTCGGTCGATTACCTGACAGGCCACGGCTTCTCATCCGATTACATCAAGCAGTTCCAGAGCATCGACGCTGCCTATCAGGCACTTATGACCGGCGGTGCGGACGCGGTGATCTTCGACAACCCCGTCAATATCGACTTCAAGGCCAAGCACAGCGGCGTGCAGACCGTCGGCCCGCTGCTGACGGGCGAATATTACGGCATCGCCATCAGCAAGACGAAGCCCGATCTCGCTGCCAAGATCAATGACGGCCTCGCCAAGATCCGCAAGAGCGGCGAGTATCATCAGCTGTTCGTGAAGTATTTTGGCGGCGATACGAGCGGCGAAGTCAATGACGTGATCGACCCGGCGAAGGTCGCGCTTTCGGAATAA
- a CDS encoding glycosyltransferase → MNQKPQELLLSIVAPCHNEEEGLSEFCRRAEATARGIAGEAFEIVLVDDGSTDGTWEVIASLAAKVPQVLGVRLMRNHGHQLAATAGLAASRGERVLLIDADLQDPPELLLMMMPIMDRGADVVYGQRMRRQGESWFKLASASLFYRLLSRLASVAIPRDVGDFRLMRRRVVDILLAMPERDRFIRGMVSWIGGRQVALPYERDARFAGTTKYPLRKMINFAIDAITSFSTVPLRISTWLGLASAGSAALLLVYTLVRWFAGETIVGWSSIMAAITAFSAIQLICIGIIGEYVGRLVQENKRRPIFMIESLLQSGRSLDIPSGFSDMDAAGKRRALDDALHNLGDGAGSAKQVRAAR, encoded by the coding sequence ATGAACCAGAAACCCCAGGAACTGCTGCTTTCCATCGTTGCCCCTTGCCACAATGAGGAGGAGGGGCTCAGCGAATTTTGCCGGCGCGCGGAGGCAACGGCGCGGGGCATCGCCGGCGAAGCCTTCGAGATCGTCCTGGTGGATGATGGGTCCACAGATGGCACCTGGGAGGTCATCGCCTCGCTTGCTGCGAAGGTGCCGCAGGTACTCGGCGTGCGCCTCATGCGCAACCACGGACACCAGCTTGCCGCCACCGCCGGCCTTGCCGCCTCGCGCGGCGAGCGGGTGCTGTTGATCGATGCCGATCTTCAGGACCCGCCGGAACTGTTGCTGATGATGATGCCGATCATGGATCGTGGTGCGGATGTCGTCTATGGCCAGCGCATGCGCCGACAGGGGGAAAGCTGGTTCAAGCTCGCCTCCGCCTCGCTCTTCTATCGGCTGCTGTCGCGGCTCGCCTCGGTGGCGATCCCGCGCGATGTCGGCGATTTCAGGCTGATGCGCCGACGTGTCGTCGATATCCTGCTGGCGATGCCGGAGCGGGATCGTTTCATCCGCGGTATGGTGAGCTGGATCGGCGGGCGGCAGGTGGCGCTCCCCTACGAGCGCGATGCGCGTTTTGCCGGCACCACCAAATATCCGCTGCGTAAGATGATCAATTTCGCGATCGACGCCATCACCAGCTTTTCAACCGTACCGCTGCGGATCAGCACCTGGCTTGGCCTTGCGAGTGCCGGCTCTGCGGCCTTGCTGCTCGTCTATACGCTCGTCCGTTGGTTTGCGGGGGAGACGATCGTCGGCTGGTCCAGCATCATGGCGGCTATCACTGCCTTCAGCGCCATCCAGCTCATCTGCATCGGCATCATCGGCGAATATGTCGGCCGTCTGGTGCAGGAGAACAAGCGGCGGCCGATCTTCATGATCGAAAGCCTGCTACAGAGCGGGCGCTCCCTCGATATTCCCAGCGGCTTTTCCGATATGGACGCAGCAGGCAAACGCCGCGCGCTTGATGACGCCCTGCATAATCTCGGGGATGGGGCTGGTAGCGCGAAGCAGGTGAGGGCGGCCCGCTGA
- a CDS encoding pentapeptide repeat-containing protein: MGITTGFGVLALSAAFLLGSSSNALRAADCGNVAGPGLDWSGCSKTNIMLQSSDLHGANLAGAHFDSTDLSDTNLTSANLEKATLVRAWLKNAKADGANFAKIEAYRSDFSNASANGVSFANAELQRAEFAGAQLKNADFQKAELGRADFDKAVLTGANFSFANLSRATLNGAVMDGATSFSGAFMYLTRIEGLDLSKASGLQQAQINLACGDNTTILPSWLKAPSSWPCPPDDKD; this comes from the coding sequence TTGGGGATCACCACCGGCTTTGGCGTGCTGGCGTTGAGCGCCGCATTTCTTCTGGGCTCCAGCAGCAATGCCCTGCGTGCGGCCGATTGTGGCAATGTCGCCGGACCCGGGCTCGACTGGAGCGGCTGCAGCAAGACCAATATCATGCTGCAGAGTAGCGACCTCCACGGTGCCAACCTTGCCGGCGCCCATTTCGATAGCACCGATCTCAGCGACACCAATCTGACCTCGGCCAATCTCGAGAAAGCGACTCTGGTGCGTGCCTGGCTGAAGAATGCCAAGGCCGACGGCGCCAACTTCGCAAAGATCGAGGCATACCGCTCCGATTTCAGTAATGCCTCCGCCAATGGCGTGTCTTTCGCCAATGCCGAATTGCAGCGCGCCGAATTTGCCGGCGCACAGCTGAAGAACGCCGATTTCCAGAAGGCGGAACTCGGCCGTGCCGATTTCGACAAGGCCGTGCTGACGGGTGCGAATTTCTCCTTCGCCAATCTCTCGCGGGCGACCTTGAATGGCGCGGTGATGGACGGGGCAACCTCCTTCAGTGGCGCTTTCATGTATCTGACGCGCATCGAGGGCCTTGATCTGTCGAAGGCAAGCGGTCTGCAGCAGGCGCAGATCAACCTGGCCTGCGGGGACAACACGACCATATTGCCCTCCTGGCTGAAAGCGCCTTCCAGCTGGCCTTGCCCGCCTGACGACAAGGACTGA
- a CDS encoding GAF domain-containing protein encodes MFVEKAIRYDSKPEFYRELADQLKALLDGEHDPIANAANTSALIFQMLPDLNWAGFYFLRQDSELVLGPFQGKPACVRIAVGRGVCGTAVERAQSVLVEDVHAFSGHIACDAASRSELVVPLFRDGKVFGVIDLDSPLPGRFDGDDQAGIEALAAIYTGSSEMHG; translated from the coding sequence ATGTTCGTAGAAAAAGCGATCCGATATGACAGCAAGCCCGAATTCTATCGCGAACTGGCCGATCAATTGAAAGCCCTGCTTGATGGCGAGCATGATCCGATTGCCAATGCGGCGAATACGTCCGCGCTGATCTTCCAGATGCTGCCGGATCTCAACTGGGCTGGCTTCTACTTTTTGCGGCAGGATAGCGAGCTTGTGCTCGGGCCATTCCAGGGCAAGCCGGCCTGCGTGCGCATTGCCGTCGGCCGCGGCGTCTGCGGCACGGCGGTCGAAAGGGCCCAGTCGGTCCTCGTCGAGGATGTGCACGCCTTTTCCGGACACATTGCTTGCGATGCCGCCTCGCGGTCGGAGCTGGTCGTGCCGCTCTTTCGCGATGGAAAGGTCTTCGGCGTCATCGATCTCGACAGCCCGCTTCCCGGCCGCTTCGATGGTGACGATCAGGCCGGCATCGAGGCGCTTGCCGCTATTTATACCGGTTCGAGCGAGATGCATGGGTAA
- the msrB gene encoding peptide-methionine (R)-S-oxide reductase MsrB, with protein MGKYSKTAEAVAKLTPEQYRVTQQSGTERPGSGEYLYNKQSGIYVDIVSGEPLFASADKFDSGCGWPSFTKPIEPANVSELTDMSHGMVRVEVRSAGGDSHLGHVFPDGPIDRGGLRYCINSASLRFVPRDRMEAEGYGAYIDQVEDVR; from the coding sequence ATGGGCAAATACAGCAAGACGGCAGAGGCAGTAGCCAAGCTCACCCCTGAGCAGTATCGCGTGACGCAGCAGAGCGGCACGGAACGTCCCGGCTCCGGCGAATATCTCTACAACAAGCAGTCCGGCATCTATGTCGACATCGTCTCGGGCGAGCCGCTTTTTGCCTCCGCCGACAAGTTCGATTCCGGCTGCGGCTGGCCGAGCTTTACGAAACCGATCGAGCCCGCCAATGTCAGCGAATTGACCGACATGTCGCACGGCATGGTGCGCGTCGAAGTGCGCTCGGCCGGTGGCGACAGCCATCTGGGCCATGTCTTCCCGGACGGCCCGATCGATCGCGGCGGCCTGCGCTATTGCATCAATTCCGCCTCGCTTCGCTTCGTGCCGCGTGACCGCATGGAAGCAGAGGGCTATGGTGCCTACATCGATCAAGTGGAGGATGTAAGATGA
- the msrA gene encoding peptide-methionine (S)-S-oxide reductase MsrA, translated as MTTERAVLAGGCFWGMQDLIRRYNGVISTRVGYSGGDVRNATYRNHGTHAEAIEIIFDPQKISFRDLLEFFLQIHDPSTRNRQGNDVGLSYRSAIFYTSEEQKQVALDTIADVDASGLWPGKVVTEVTPVGDFWQAEPEHQDYLERYPNGYTCHFVRPGWKLPRRQADAVQRAAS; from the coding sequence ATGACAACGGAACGTGCAGTTCTCGCCGGCGGTTGCTTCTGGGGCATGCAGGATCTCATCCGTCGCTATAACGGCGTTATCTCGACGCGCGTTGGCTATAGCGGCGGCGATGTCCGCAACGCCACCTATCGCAACCATGGCACCCATGCCGAGGCGATCGAGATCATTTTCGACCCGCAGAAGATCAGCTTTCGCGATCTGCTGGAATTCTTCCTCCAGATCCACGATCCGAGCACGCGCAACCGCCAGGGCAACGATGTCGGCTTGAGCTATCGCTCGGCGATCTTCTACACCAGCGAAGAGCAGAAGCAGGTCGCCTTGGATACGATCGCCGATGTCGACGCTTCCGGCCTGTGGCCCGGCAAGGTCGTCACCGAGGTCACACCGGTCGGCGACTTCTGGCAAGCCGAGCCGGAGCACCAGGATTATCTGGAGCGCTATCCGAACGGCTATACCTGCCACTTCGTCCGGCCGGGCTGGAAACTGCCCCGCCGGCAGGCCGACGCAGTGCAGCGCGCGGCCTCCTGA
- a CDS encoding DUF6314 family protein — protein MKESAAIGRLSLFLGAWEVKRRIIDRFNRSLITFEGQAFVTPVQFEEYGDTRSDHATLRSSRTYRLDHADDDLVVHFPNLSEFIRIGEGASQRVTHHCSPDLYRGRLFFRSPDAWAEMWHVRGPRKNYLSLAHYRRI, from the coding sequence ATGAAAGAATCGGCCGCCATCGGCCGGCTGAGTCTTTTCCTCGGCGCATGGGAGGTGAAGCGGCGGATCATCGATCGCTTCAACCGTTCCCTGATCACATTCGAAGGACAGGCGTTTGTTACGCCTGTCCAGTTCGAGGAATACGGCGATACGCGAAGCGACCACGCGACGCTGAGAAGCAGCCGCACCTATCGACTCGATCACGCAGACGACGATCTCGTCGTGCATTTCCCCAATCTTTCGGAATTCATTCGCATCGGTGAAGGCGCCTCGCAGCGCGTCACCCATCATTGCAGTCCCGATCTCTACCGGGGCCGCCTGTTCTTTCGCTCGCCCGATGCCTGGGCCGAGATGTGGCATGTGCGCGGGCCGAGAAAAAACTATCTGAGCCTCGCGCACTACCGACGTATTTGA
- a CDS encoding 3-deoxy-7-phosphoheptulonate synthase gives MLNSTDDLRIVEITALTPPSRIIDEIPRDEAVTATVSGARNAVHNILHGEDDRLIVVIGPCSIHDPAAAHEYAALLKEQRDRFADDLEIIMRVYFEKPRTTVGWKGLINDPHLDGSYRIEEGLRIARKLLFDVNEIGLPAGCEYLDTITPQYISDLVSWGAIGARTTESQVHRQLASGLSCPVGFKNGTNGDVRIALDAIVAASQPHHFPAVTKEGLAAIASTRGNEDCHIILRGGKEPNYDAASVQSTAEQSLKVGLEPRIIIDASHANSSKNPENQPLVVTSVAEQVAAGDRRIKGMMMESNLVAGRQDLVPGKPLVYGQSITDGCIDWPTSVRTLEDLAKAIRARRQAR, from the coding sequence GTGTTGAATTCCACTGATGACCTGCGCATTGTCGAGATCACGGCGCTGACGCCGCCCTCTCGGATCATAGATGAAATTCCCCGCGACGAGGCCGTGACGGCGACCGTTAGCGGCGCCCGCAATGCCGTTCACAACATCCTACACGGCGAGGACGACCGACTGATCGTCGTGATCGGCCCCTGCTCCATCCATGATCCGGCTGCGGCCCACGAATATGCAGCACTCCTCAAGGAACAGCGCGACCGCTTCGCCGACGATCTCGAAATCATCATGCGCGTCTATTTCGAGAAGCCGCGCACGACTGTCGGCTGGAAGGGTCTCATCAACGATCCGCATCTCGACGGCAGCTACCGCATCGAGGAAGGACTGCGCATCGCCCGCAAGCTGCTGTTCGATGTCAACGAGATCGGCCTGCCGGCGGGCTGTGAATATCTCGATACGATCACGCCTCAGTACATTTCCGACCTGGTCAGCTGGGGCGCGATTGGCGCGAGGACGACCGAGAGCCAGGTGCATAGGCAGCTGGCATCGGGCCTCTCCTGCCCCGTCGGCTTCAAGAACGGCACGAATGGTGACGTGCGCATCGCGCTTGACGCGATCGTTGCGGCATCGCAGCCGCATCACTTCCCGGCCGTGACCAAGGAAGGGCTTGCAGCGATCGCCTCCACCCGCGGCAACGAGGACTGCCATATCATCCTGCGCGGCGGCAAAGAGCCCAACTATGATGCCGCAAGCGTGCAGTCGACAGCGGAACAGTCCCTCAAGGTCGGGCTTGAGCCGCGCATCATCATCGACGCCAGCCATGCCAACAGCAGCAAGAATCCGGAAAATCAGCCGCTCGTCGTCACCTCAGTCGCAGAGCAGGTTGCAGCCGGCGACCGGCGGATCAAGGGCATGATGATGGAGAGCAATCTGGTGGCTGGCCGCCAGGATCTCGTGCCCGGCAAGCCGCTGGTCTATGGCCAGAGCATCACCGATGGCTGCATCGACTGGCCGACCTCGGTCCGCACGCTGGAAGATCTGGCAAAGGCTATCCGGGCACGGCGTCAGGCGCGCTAA
- a CDS encoding porin: MNIKSLLLGSAAALAVVSGAQAADAIVAAEPEPLEYVRICDAFGAGYFFIPGSETCLKIGGYVRTEGKWYDAYNPRSTNGTYWRSRAHLTVDTASDTEYGALKTNTVLRFDWNDGGATTTKLIFANISLGGFTVGKLDSQYNLYTGYAGGVINDDVVYDGPYELNQLTYNYDAGNGFTAVVSLEDSNSGAGATGVNGRSSTNHYTPDVVAGLGYKAGNFGFKIVGGYDSIVEEGAIKARVDADFGIFKAFLMAGWNTDGDQLNKYASANGAGPAKNIGWGDWATWGGVTVPINEKLQANAQVAYTDSKIFAATANLKFTPVKNFQITPEVSYTNWDSINQDQWSGVLRFHRSF, translated from the coding sequence ATGAACATCAAGAGCCTTCTTCTCGGCTCCGCTGCTGCTCTCGCAGTAGTTTCTGGCGCCCAGGCGGCTGACGCTATCGTAGCTGCCGAGCCGGAACCGTTGGAATATGTCCGCATCTGCGACGCATTCGGCGCTGGTTACTTCTTCATCCCGGGCAGCGAAACCTGCCTCAAGATCGGCGGTTATGTTCGTACCGAAGGCAAGTGGTACGACGCTTACAACCCGCGCTCGACCAACGGCACCTACTGGCGCAGCCGTGCACACCTGACCGTCGACACTGCATCCGACACGGAATACGGTGCGCTGAAGACCAACACCGTTCTGCGTTTCGACTGGAACGATGGCGGCGCGACCACCACCAAGCTGATCTTCGCCAACATCAGCCTCGGCGGCTTCACCGTCGGTAAGCTCGACTCTCAGTACAACCTCTACACGGGTTATGCTGGCGGCGTCATCAACGACGACGTGGTCTATGACGGTCCGTACGAACTCAACCAGTTGACCTACAACTACGACGCAGGCAACGGCTTCACCGCTGTCGTCTCGCTCGAAGACAGCAACTCCGGCGCTGGCGCCACGGGCGTAAACGGCCGCAGCAGCACCAACCACTACACGCCGGACGTCGTTGCGGGTCTCGGTTACAAGGCCGGCAACTTCGGCTTCAAGATCGTCGGCGGTTATGACTCCATCGTCGAAGAAGGCGCCATCAAGGCTCGCGTCGATGCCGACTTCGGCATCTTCAAGGCCTTCCTCATGGCTGGCTGGAACACCGACGGCGACCAGCTGAACAAGTACGCCAGCGCGAACGGTGCAGGTCCGGCCAAGAACATCGGCTGGGGCGACTGGGCTACCTGGGGCGGCGTAACCGTTCCGATCAACGAAAAGCTGCAGGCAAACGCTCAGGTTGCCTACACCGACTCGAAGATCTTTGCCGCCACGGCGAACCTCAAGTTCACCCCGGTCAAGAACTTCCAGATCACGCCGGAAGTATCCTACACCAACTGGGACTCCATCAATCAGGACCAGTGGTCGGGCGTGCTGCGCTTCCATCGCAGCTTCTAA
- a CDS encoding MFS transporter: protein MTSPQTKVANPTEKFFVLVAVCCAAAAMPLTFTGPAVALPAISRALGDSPIALNWVTNAFMLTFGSCLMASGALADSFGRRRIFLTGVGCFALFSAGLALAGNIVCFDILRALQGLGAAAAFSGGMASLAQEFDGTARMRAFSIVGSSFGVGLAFGPIASGLMIDAFGWPSIFILVVALALLALGLGACFLRESRDPDAAGLDWPGALSFTLALTLFTYGVLRAPETGWSDALVIALLVGAALLFLAFGIIERVVKRPMLDLSLFRYPRFVGVQLLAAAPAYAFVVLLILLPVRFVGIEGMSEIAAGRMMVALSAPLLILPIVAGLLTRWFSPATICGTGLIISAAGLFWLSHFTTGSAPAALIGPLLTIGVGISLPWGLMDGLAVSVVPKERAGMATGIFSTTRVAGEGVALAIVSAILSAFIQSNLGAAAGEHAAMAAQQLVTGNLTAATSNVPAIGHDALIQGYSDAFSALLWLLTAITVLTAVVVFSFLGRSSSTAAAEDAEQLQEDEDTLRVSKA, encoded by the coding sequence ATGACCTCTCCCCAGACAAAGGTCGCAAATCCGACCGAGAAATTCTTTGTCCTCGTCGCCGTCTGCTGTGCGGCGGCGGCGATGCCGCTCACTTTCACCGGCCCGGCCGTTGCCCTACCGGCCATCAGCCGCGCGCTCGGCGACAGCCCGATCGCGCTCAACTGGGTCACCAATGCCTTCATGCTGACCTTCGGCAGCTGCCTGATGGCATCGGGCGCGCTGGCGGACAGTTTTGGCCGGCGGCGCATTTTTCTGACCGGCGTCGGCTGCTTCGCGCTATTCTCCGCTGGATTGGCGCTCGCCGGCAACATCGTCTGCTTCGACATATTGCGCGCTCTACAAGGCCTTGGCGCCGCAGCCGCCTTTTCCGGCGGCATGGCCTCGCTGGCTCAGGAGTTCGACGGCACGGCGCGGATGCGGGCCTTCAGCATTGTCGGCTCCAGCTTCGGCGTCGGCCTCGCCTTCGGACCGATCGCCTCCGGCCTGATGATCGATGCCTTCGGCTGGCCGTCTATCTTCATTCTCGTTGTTGCGCTGGCATTGCTCGCACTTGGCCTCGGCGCCTGCTTTCTGCGCGAATCCAGAGATCCCGATGCGGCAGGGCTGGATTGGCCAGGCGCGCTGAGCTTCACGCTCGCCTTGACGCTCTTTACCTATGGCGTGCTGCGCGCGCCGGAAACCGGCTGGAGCGATGCGCTCGTCATCGCCCTGCTGGTCGGCGCTGCATTGCTCTTTCTCGCCTTCGGTATCATCGAGCGCGTCGTGAAGCGACCGATGCTGGATCTCAGTCTGTTTCGCTATCCGCGTTTCGTCGGCGTGCAGCTTCTGGCGGCCGCACCCGCCTATGCCTTCGTCGTGCTGCTGATCCTGCTGCCCGTGCGTTTCGTCGGCATAGAGGGCATGAGCGAGATCGCCGCCGGGCGCATGATGGTCGCGCTCTCGGCGCCACTGCTCATCCTGCCCATCGTCGCCGGGCTTCTGACGCGCTGGTTCAGCCCTGCAACGATCTGCGGCACAGGCCTCATCATCTCGGCGGCAGGCCTTTTCTGGCTCAGCCACTTTACCACCGGTTCGGCCCCAGCCGCTCTCATCGGTCCGCTGCTAACGATCGGCGTCGGCATCAGCCTGCCCTGGGGGCTGATGGACGGGCTTGCCGTCAGCGTCGTTCCCAAGGAGCGGGCCGGCATGGCAACCGGCATCTTCAGCACCACCCGCGTCGCCGGCGAAGGTGTCGCGCTTGCAATCGTCAGCGCCATCCTCTCCGCCTTCATTCAATCGAACCTCGGCGCAGCCGCTGGTGAGCACGCCGCGATGGCTGCACAGCAGCTCGTGACAGGCAATCTGACCGCCGCGACGTCGAATGTACCGGCGATCGGGCATGACGCTCTCATTCAGGGTTATAGTGACGCCTTCAGTGCGCTACTCTGGCTTCTGACCGCCATCACCGTTCTGACAGCCGTCGTCGTCTTTTCCTTCCTCGGCCGCTCGTCATCGACCGCCGCCGCAGAAGATGCGGAACAATTGCAAGAGGACGAAGATACGCTCCGCGTATCGAAAGCTTAA